The Bacteroides acidifaciens genome includes a region encoding these proteins:
- a CDS encoding polysaccharide lyase family 8 super-sandwich domain-containing protein, whose protein sequence is MKNKRIFCLSFLLLIGVVVAFAQSDKEKAVLKLRNYYAQNYNTYPVRNKINKADTYLKQLNEEGQFEDLIAYEKEIHDKKWLDRVSFQDQQNMGLFLADATERLWVIANNFKRKKVEDVPEKFWRAVLRYGDIETRRQPNDRFHASCFAIPKAACGVYFSLFKQMDMPGDTLSLRTSACEMLKKLAFQSWTQPMRNDDTEKNIVSVERFRHHVSWVGGNALAYRPLLETAAMLDSIPMVDVVAAVAKGSLSSVSQPTYEEAFWNEGFTADGAGWGHGMQCLVWGYPIHGAQSAQNLLWMLRGTPWAETLTRDNVDALLNFYRGSTFYYYKGFIPPCLDRYSMVYYEGKPAHIPYHQMMKASVERWPKSFTEDEVRELKQLITEVEKDNIRMDGYPGGHYNGTRWFYNNDDLIKRNADYYMMVNMASNRCDGLESANNFADEYNIYTNDGLTYFQRNGDEYRKVIGAMDLTALPGITAREGQERLKPFTNWRGFTSKHNFAGGATYGGQNAVAGFIFEKVDAMTRERKDVKIINPVAFGVKAYKSYFMLGDYMIALGAGVTNLEPEQEGTIRTTMEQTVHQGKVTLYDGKKQLEPASGVNPLIDKGKSLWVVQEGGFAYMPLPEYTSKAFFCCETRPNEWLKRNLSNKGKKNLPETADIFRVWVDHGREVKDGTYGYAVYAGKGLPAKKNPFAVLRNDTLVQAVQSTDKKVLEAVFYSAGETLKWQGIPVKVSAPCVLLIEKEGKGYKISVTDPTMNTQLKEMKVEIGNTSATIALPTGKDCGKSVTKVV, encoded by the coding sequence ATGAAAAATAAAAGAATTTTTTGCCTGTCGTTTTTATTGCTGATAGGCGTTGTGGTAGCCTTTGCACAGTCGGACAAGGAAAAGGCTGTTCTTAAATTGCGCAATTATTATGCTCAGAATTACAATACGTATCCTGTCCGCAATAAGATAAATAAGGCGGATACTTACTTGAAACAGTTGAATGAAGAAGGGCAGTTTGAAGACCTGATAGCTTATGAGAAAGAGATTCATGATAAGAAATGGCTGGATAGGGTGTCTTTCCAGGACCAACAGAACATGGGGCTGTTTCTTGCCGATGCGACAGAACGCTTGTGGGTGATTGCCAACAACTTCAAAAGGAAAAAAGTGGAAGATGTACCGGAGAAGTTTTGGAGAGCCGTATTGAGATATGGTGACATTGAAACCCGCCGTCAACCGAACGACCGCTTTCACGCTTCTTGTTTCGCTATTCCCAAAGCTGCCTGCGGTGTCTATTTCTCTCTGTTCAAACAGATGGATATGCCGGGTGATACGCTTTCTCTACGCACCTCTGCCTGCGAAATGCTGAAGAAACTGGCTTTTCAATCGTGGACACAGCCCATGCGTAATGATGATACGGAAAAGAACATTGTAAGTGTGGAGAGATTCCGCCATCATGTATCGTGGGTGGGCGGAAATGCATTGGCTTATCGCCCGTTGCTGGAGACGGCTGCTATGCTGGATTCCATTCCGATGGTGGATGTAGTGGCGGCAGTGGCGAAAGGTAGTTTGAGCAGTGTGTCGCAGCCTACTTATGAGGAAGCTTTCTGGAATGAGGGTTTCACTGCCGATGGAGCCGGTTGGGGGCATGGTATGCAGTGCCTCGTGTGGGGCTATCCGATTCACGGAGCGCAGAGCGCACAGAATTTATTATGGATGCTCCGTGGAACTCCCTGGGCGGAAACGCTGACCCGTGATAATGTGGACGCATTGCTTAATTTCTATCGTGGCAGCACGTTCTACTATTACAAGGGCTTTATCCCCCCTTGCCTGGACCGTTATTCAATGGTATATTATGAAGGAAAGCCGGCTCATATTCCTTATCATCAGATGATGAAGGCTTCAGTAGAGCGTTGGCCGAAATCTTTCACGGAGGATGAAGTCCGCGAATTGAAACAGCTTATCACGGAAGTGGAAAAAGACAATATCCGTATGGATGGTTATCCGGGAGGACATTATAATGGTACGCGCTGGTTTTATAATAACGATGACTTGATTAAGCGTAATGCTGATTATTACATGATGGTGAATATGGCTTCCAACCGTTGTGACGGTTTAGAAAGTGCCAATAACTTTGCGGACGAATATAATATCTATACGAACGACGGGCTTACTTATTTCCAACGTAACGGGGATGAATACCGGAAAGTGATTGGAGCTATGGACTTGACAGCGTTGCCCGGAATCACTGCCCGGGAAGGTCAGGAAAGGCTGAAACCGTTCACCAACTGGAGAGGATTTACCAGTAAGCATAACTTTGCCGGTGGGGCGACTTATGGCGGACAGAATGCGGTAGCAGGCTTTATCTTCGAGAAAGTGGACGCTATGACCAGAGAAAGAAAAGATGTGAAAATCATCAATCCGGTGGCTTTCGGTGTAAAAGCGTATAAGTCGTATTTCATGTTGGGCGATTATATGATTGCTCTTGGAGCCGGTGTCACCAATTTGGAGCCGGAGCAGGAAGGTACGATACGTACTACTATGGAGCAGACTGTGCACCAGGGAAAAGTAACTTTGTATGATGGGAAGAAACAGCTTGAACCGGCGTCCGGTGTCAATCCGTTGATTGATAAAGGTAAGTCATTGTGGGTAGTGCAGGAAGGCGGATTCGCTTATATGCCTCTGCCGGAGTATACATCAAAGGCTTTCTTTTGCTGCGAAACCCGTCCCAATGAATGGTTGAAGAGAAACTTGTCGAACAAGGGTAAAAAGAATCTTCCGGAAACGGCTGACATATTCCGTGTGTGGGTAGACCACGGTCGGGAAGTCAAGGATGGCACGTATGGTTATGCTGTATATGCAGGCAAAGGACTTCCGGCAAAGAAAAATCCGTTTGCAGTTCTTAGAAATGACACATTGGTACAGGCTGTCCAGTCCACTGATAAGAAAGTGTTGGAAGCCGTGTTCTATTCAGCGGGCGAAACGCTGAAATGGCAGGGAATCCCGGTGAAAGTTTCCGCTCCTTGTGTGTTGCTTATCGAGAAAGAGGGAAAAGGCTACAAAATCTCTGTGACAGACCCGACGATGAATACGCAACTCAAGGAAATGAAAGTGGAGATAGGAAACACTTCTGCTACGATTGCTTTGCCGACTGGGAAAGATTGCGGAAAGAGTGTGACAAAAGTCGTGTAA
- a CDS encoding SusC/RagA family TonB-linked outer membrane protein has translation MKKNRILFSKRSQSFLWILLFSISTVFAQVAVTGVVTDELKEPMPGVSVIVKGTKTGTVTDTNGRYRISMPKGSSVLTFSFLGYAVKEVTVGNKKQINVEMKEDAKMLDEVVAIGYGSVKKSDLTGSVSKADMGDLTKAAVASIDQALAGRIAGVQVVATDGRPGATSNIVIRGSNTISDSSDGSPLYVIDGFPTEDPNLAAYNPNDIESIDVLKDASATAIYGARGANGVIIIQTKRGKEAPPTVTYDGYFSWQTEPQFLKMMGAYDFVKLQTELNQYSDQYLDRTYLSYDEKLGRFQTLEDYRNRKAYNWQDIVLDGAPFTSHHVSLNGGTQRTKYSASASYFHQKGTLTGSEYNSFRTRLTLDQQLTSNVTVGFTVNYANNKTQGANPSESHGGWTSSHYLFYSILGYRPLTYRLDEDILNQPFDPNINSATDYRYNPVKTVQNEDSGNLSRQLNMNAYLTWKITKKLEFKVTGALSSNIVRSTTFNNSQTYWGDARYQPDKQNGSFNYREYNNWSNDYTLTYRTKVKNHNILGMLGASISSNQYQYLGGQASLVPWEELGLWGIDQGTPKKIYAEKTEQHMMSFFARANYDWKSRYLLTGTVRADGSSRLIYNKWGYFPSASGAWRISEEKFMRPARKWMSNLKLRVGWGITGNNRTQENYPSHLLYAGNENYAFNNTMSPAIYIRQMANKDLKWESTYQTNIGVDLGFFGNRINAVIDYYNKHTKDLLLYADTPPSIGFEQVQQNIGSVRNSGFEFAINTVNLKGGNNKLKWTSSFNISFNKNEITALSDGQTSRVVGIRYPEIPDMYIAKVGHPLSEMYGYVFDGVYQYEDFNEVSPNTFVLKDGIPDNGRKRSEIRPGDPKLKDINGDGKITTDDRTIIGHGLPIHIGGFTNRFEYRGFDLSIFLQWSYGNDLINYNRKLLEELKSAHTNQLATAVNHWTPRTVNADGSITPGNYTNYLWAPTRGFYEPGFNTDREVEDASVLRLKTIQLGYNFPAKWLSKCKIKSLRLYVTGQDLITWTNYSGYDPEVSTRNSSMTRGFDYSAYPRSATYTFGVKMSL, from the coding sequence ATGAAAAAGAATCGAATCTTATTTTCGAAAAGAAGCCAGTCCTTTCTTTGGATACTGCTTTTCTCTATTTCCACTGTCTTCGCACAGGTTGCCGTAACCGGAGTGGTGACAGACGAACTCAAAGAACCGATGCCCGGCGTAAGCGTCATTGTCAAAGGGACAAAAACGGGAACTGTCACCGATACCAACGGACGCTACCGTATATCAATGCCGAAAGGTTCATCCGTGCTCACCTTTTCTTTTTTAGGATACGCCGTTAAAGAAGTAACGGTAGGCAACAAGAAACAAATCAACGTCGAAATGAAAGAAGATGCCAAGATGCTGGACGAAGTGGTAGCCATCGGTTACGGTTCGGTGAAGAAAAGCGACCTGACCGGTTCCGTCAGCAAAGCCGACATGGGAGACTTGACAAAGGCAGCGGTTGCTTCCATCGACCAGGCTCTCGCGGGACGCATCGCAGGCGTACAAGTAGTTGCCACCGATGGACGACCGGGAGCCACCTCCAATATCGTCATCCGGGGTAGCAACACTATCTCCGACAGTTCCGACGGTTCCCCTCTTTATGTAATCGACGGTTTCCCGACGGAAGACCCTAACCTGGCAGCTTACAACCCGAACGATATCGAGTCTATCGATGTGTTGAAAGACGCATCGGCCACCGCTATCTACGGAGCCCGTGGAGCCAACGGTGTCATCATCATTCAGACGAAAAGAGGAAAGGAAGCTCCCCCTACCGTAACATATGACGGTTACTTCTCCTGGCAAACGGAACCGCAGTTCCTCAAAATGATGGGAGCTTACGACTTCGTGAAGTTGCAGACAGAACTGAACCAGTACAGCGACCAATACCTGGACAGAACTTATCTGAGTTATGATGAGAAGTTGGGTCGTTTCCAAACACTGGAAGACTACCGCAACAGAAAAGCATACAACTGGCAGGACATCGTACTGGATGGCGCACCGTTCACGAGCCATCATGTATCCCTCAACGGTGGTACGCAACGCACCAAATACAGCGCAAGCGCCTCTTACTTCCACCAAAAAGGTACATTGACCGGCTCTGAATACAACAGCTTCCGTACACGTCTGACTCTCGACCAGCAGCTCACCTCCAATGTAACGGTAGGATTTACCGTGAACTATGCCAACAACAAGACTCAAGGCGCCAACCCGTCCGAAAGTCACGGGGGATGGACATCGAGCCACTACCTGTTCTACTCCATATTAGGATACCGCCCGTTGACCTACAGGCTGGACGAGGATATATTGAACCAGCCTTTTGACCCTAATATCAACAGCGCCACCGACTACCGCTATAATCCGGTGAAAACCGTCCAGAACGAAGATTCCGGTAATTTAAGCCGCCAACTGAACATGAACGCTTACCTGACCTGGAAAATCACCAAGAAACTGGAATTCAAGGTGACAGGCGCACTGAGTTCGAATATTGTCAGAAGTACCACATTCAATAACTCACAGACTTATTGGGGTGACGCACGTTACCAACCCGACAAGCAGAACGGTAGCTTCAACTACAGAGAATACAACAACTGGTCGAACGACTACACATTGACTTACCGCACGAAAGTGAAGAACCATAATATATTAGGTATGTTGGGAGCATCAATCTCCAGCAACCAGTACCAATATCTCGGCGGTCAGGCATCACTGGTTCCATGGGAAGAACTCGGACTCTGGGGCATAGACCAGGGAACTCCCAAGAAGATTTATGCCGAGAAGACCGAGCAACATATGATGTCTTTCTTTGCACGTGCCAATTATGACTGGAAATCACGTTACCTGCTCACTGGTACAGTCCGTGCCGACGGTTCTTCACGACTGATATACAACAAATGGGGCTACTTCCCTTCAGCATCCGGAGCCTGGAGAATCTCCGAAGAAAAATTCATGAGACCCGCCCGGAAGTGGATGTCCAACCTGAAATTAAGAGTAGGCTGGGGTATCACGGGAAACAACCGCACACAGGAGAATTACCCGTCACACCTGCTGTATGCCGGCAATGAGAATTATGCATTCAACAACACCATGTCTCCTGCCATCTACATACGCCAGATGGCTAATAAAGACCTGAAATGGGAATCTACTTATCAGACGAATATCGGAGTAGACCTCGGATTCTTCGGCAACCGTATCAATGCAGTCATCGACTATTACAACAAGCACACCAAAGACCTGTTGCTGTATGCCGACACTCCCCCATCCATCGGATTCGAACAAGTGCAGCAGAATATCGGTAGCGTACGCAACTCCGGTTTTGAGTTTGCCATCAACACGGTCAACCTGAAAGGCGGAAACAATAAGCTGAAATGGACAAGTTCATTCAACATCTCGTTCAACAAGAACGAAATCACCGCATTGTCCGATGGACAGACAAGCCGCGTAGTGGGCATCCGCTATCCTGAAATTCCGGATATGTATATCGCCAAGGTAGGTCATCCGCTTTCCGAAATGTACGGATATGTATTTGACGGAGTATATCAGTACGAAGACTTCAACGAAGTGTCACCGAACACATTTGTATTGAAAGACGGTATCCCCGACAACGGACGCAAGAGAAGTGAAATCCGTCCGGGCGACCCGAAACTGAAGGACATCAACGGTGACGGCAAGATTACGACGGACGACCGCACCATCATCGGTCACGGACTTCCGATACATATCGGCGGTTTCACCAACCGGTTCGAATACAGAGGATTCGATTTAAGCATATTCCTGCAATGGTCTTACGGTAACGACCTGATTAACTACAACCGTAAACTGCTGGAAGAGCTCAAGAGCGCGCACACCAACCAACTGGCTACTGCGGTAAACCACTGGACACCCCGCACGGTCAACGCGGACGGTTCCATCACTCCGGGAAATTACACCAATTACCTGTGGGCTCCCACCAGAGGTTTCTACGAACCGGGATTCAATACCGACCGTGAAGTGGAAGACGCTTCCGTTCTCCGCCTGAAAACGATACAGTTGGGATACAACTTCCCCGCCAAATGGCTGAGCAAGTGCAAAATCAAATCACTGCGGCTCTACGTCACCGGACAGGATTTGATTACATGGACTAACTATTCCGGCTACGACCCCGAAGTATCTACCCGCAACTCGTCCATGACGAGAGGATTCGACTACTCGGCATATCCGCGCTCGGCAACCTATACATTCGGTGTGAAAATGAGTTTGTAA
- a CDS encoding alpha-L-fucosidase — MSKSWLVLVAGLLFFSCGKRNPEKETEPLPRTQKERVKWFEEARLGIMIHWSLCTPASGRFYGEKVRNSEYAEWIRCHNKVQKSDWDQMAKRMPISEKEIEDWVIATKEGGFKYLTFVTKHHDGVAFWNSKVSDYTYGKLSGTNFDVLKCLKEKCEKHGIVLCAYYSHWLDWGHPNGRNNDWDYVDEQKPGFDRVAAGRGDVQAPFRQLPTEEEYDKYWREKAMPQVAELIKDYGVKLFWFDCWREDPVAEGQMTEKQMRDMLAMVRELDPTVLVNTRLGIHEVGDNGVDFQTMGDNEFPAQPLGHTWETAATFNHTWGYNRDDQNWRSTTYFVREIVKGIYKGGNVMLNIGPRADGSIPPEIKTRISEIGKMIHQNKVGFHGTYPSPFAEDSQDWGLITQRTGDGKTKVYLHVFEWPSDGIIRVNGLKNKVLAARIPSLNNKNVEFVQKGLLLHVQGPISEPVSYDSVIELEVEGELQAENGFCGEINFGGIAMEQAKASLAGGLERAKGVDVTGVGYISPTSIRGWKSADDAASWKVYIPEAGERELAICYSCDSASAGQPYQVEVEGVDSIKAVTLAGPKGFGEFYTRHLGKVKFPEAGIYTVKVRPADTPKKELFGLNWLFIE, encoded by the coding sequence ATGAGTAAAAGTTGGTTGGTGCTTGTCGCAGGTTTGTTATTCTTCAGTTGCGGCAAGCGAAATCCCGAAAAAGAAACAGAACCTCTTCCGCGGACGCAGAAAGAAAGAGTCAAGTGGTTTGAGGAAGCACGTCTCGGCATAATGATTCATTGGTCGTTGTGCACTCCGGCGTCGGGTCGTTTTTATGGTGAGAAAGTCCGTAACTCGGAATATGCCGAATGGATACGCTGCCATAATAAGGTACAGAAGTCCGACTGGGACCAAATGGCTAAACGCATGCCGATTTCCGAGAAGGAGATAGAAGACTGGGTGATTGCGACGAAAGAGGGGGGATTCAAATATCTCACTTTTGTGACGAAGCATCATGATGGGGTTGCTTTTTGGAACTCGAAAGTCAGTGACTATACATACGGGAAGCTGTCGGGAACCAATTTCGACGTATTGAAATGCTTGAAAGAGAAATGCGAGAAACATGGTATTGTTCTTTGTGCTTATTATTCCCACTGGTTGGACTGGGGACATCCGAACGGACGTAATAACGACTGGGACTATGTGGACGAGCAGAAGCCCGGTTTTGACCGTGTTGCGGCAGGGCGCGGAGACGTACAGGCTCCTTTCCGCCAATTGCCGACAGAGGAAGAGTATGATAAATACTGGCGTGAAAAGGCAATGCCGCAGGTAGCCGAACTGATAAAAGACTATGGTGTGAAACTGTTCTGGTTCGACTGTTGGCGCGAAGACCCTGTTGCCGAAGGGCAAATGACGGAAAAACAGATGCGCGATATGCTTGCCATGGTGCGCGAACTTGACCCTACCGTATTGGTAAATACCCGCTTGGGAATTCATGAAGTGGGAGATAACGGTGTTGACTTTCAGACGATGGGCGACAATGAGTTTCCGGCCCAACCGCTCGGACATACCTGGGAGACGGCGGCGACTTTCAATCATACTTGGGGGTACAACCGTGATGACCAGAACTGGCGTTCTACTACCTACTTTGTCCGCGAAATCGTAAAGGGTATCTATAAAGGCGGCAATGTGATGCTGAATATCGGCCCTCGTGCCGATGGTTCCATCCCGCCCGAAATCAAGACCCGTATCTCTGAAATAGGCAAGATGATACATCAGAATAAGGTTGGTTTCCACGGCACTTATCCTTCTCCTTTTGCTGAGGACTCACAGGACTGGGGGCTTATCACGCAGCGTACCGGGGATGGTAAGACGAAAGTGTACCTGCATGTTTTTGAATGGCCTTCGGACGGCATTATCCGTGTCAACGGGCTGAAGAATAAGGTGTTGGCAGCACGCATCCCTTCTTTGAATAATAAAAATGTGGAATTTGTGCAGAAAGGCTTACTTTTGCATGTACAAGGACCGATAAGCGAGCCGGTATCTTATGACTCGGTCATCGAACTGGAAGTGGAAGGCGAATTGCAGGCTGAGAACGGTTTCTGTGGCGAAATCAACTTCGGTGGTATTGCGATGGAACAGGCGAAAGCATCTCTGGCGGGCGGACTGGAACGTGCGAAAGGAGTGGATGTCACCGGAGTGGGGTATATATCTCCTACCAGTATCCGCGGATGGAAGTCGGCAGATGACGCTGCTTCCTGGAAAGTGTATATCCCTGAAGCAGGGGAGAGGGAACTAGCAATCTGTTATTCCTGTGATTCGGCGTCCGCCGGACAGCCTTATCAGGTGGAAGTGGAAGGAGTGGATTCCATCAAGGCTGTGACCCTGGCAGGACCTAAGGGATTCGGAGAGTTCTACACCCGCCATTTGGGTAAGGTTAAATTCCCGGAAGCCGGGATATATACTGTGAAGGTTCGTCCTGCCGATACTCCGAAGAAGGAATTGTTCGGATTGAACTGGCTGTTTATTGAATGA
- a CDS encoding fucose isomerase: MTIHLISFASLLHKQTTLRSSHEAILSELEKYYTVQFVDYQDMDKLTSDDFKIIFIATGGVERLVIQHFERLPRPAILLADGMQNSLAAALEISTWLRGRGMKSEILHGELPSIIQRVHTLYNNFQAQRSLFGKRIGVIGTPSSWLVASNVDYLLAKRRWGIEYIDIPLERIYEHFQQITDEQVGASCAAVASQALACREGTPEDIIKAMRLYRAIKKVCEEEKLEALTLSCFKLIEQIDTTGCLALSLLNDDGIMAGCEGDLQSIFTLLAVKSLTGKDGFMANPSMINARTNELILAHCTIGLKQTERYIIRNHFETEKGIAIQGLLPTGDVTIIKCGGECLDEYYLSTGTLSENTNYINMCRTQVRIRMNTPAEYFLKNPLGNHHILVHGNYEDALNEFFLANACKRTE, translated from the coding sequence ATGACCATACACCTTATCTCATTCGCGTCACTACTTCATAAACAAACCACGCTGCGCAGTTCGCATGAAGCGATTTTAAGCGAACTCGAAAAATATTATACCGTCCAGTTTGTCGATTATCAGGATATGGACAAGCTGACGAGTGATGATTTCAAGATTATTTTTATAGCTACCGGCGGAGTAGAAAGACTGGTCATCCAACATTTCGAACGCCTTCCCCGCCCTGCCATTTTACTGGCGGACGGTATGCAGAACTCACTTGCAGCCGCCCTGGAGATATCTACATGGCTTCGCGGAAGGGGAATGAAAAGTGAAATCCTTCACGGTGAATTGCCGTCCATTATACAGCGTGTACATACACTTTATAATAATTTCCAAGCACAGCGTTCCCTATTCGGCAAACGTATCGGAGTCATCGGAACTCCTTCATCCTGGCTGGTTGCCAGTAATGTTGACTATCTGCTGGCAAAACGCCGTTGGGGTATCGAATACATAGATATTCCGTTGGAACGGATTTATGAACATTTTCAACAAATCACGGATGAACAGGTAGGTGCTTCCTGCGCGGCAGTCGCCTCGCAAGCTCTTGCCTGCCGCGAGGGAACTCCCGAAGATATCATCAAAGCGATGCGACTATACCGGGCTATCAAGAAGGTATGCGAGGAAGAGAAACTGGAAGCACTGACATTGAGCTGCTTCAAACTGATTGAGCAAATCGACACTACCGGCTGTCTGGCATTGTCCTTGCTGAACGACGACGGAATAATGGCGGGCTGCGAAGGTGACCTTCAATCCATATTCACCCTGCTCGCCGTGAAGTCACTGACCGGAAAAGACGGATTCATGGCAAACCCTTCCATGATTAATGCACGTACCAACGAACTTATATTAGCCCACTGTACCATCGGGCTCAAACAAACGGAAAGGTATATTATCCGTAATCATTTCGAAACGGAAAAAGGAATTGCCATCCAGGGATTGCTTCCGACGGGAGACGTGACTATCATAAAGTGCGGCGGCGAATGTCTGGATGAATATTATCTGTCTACGGGAACATTATCCGAAAATACGAATTATATCAATATGTGCCGTACACAAGTACGCATCCGCATGAATACTCCGGCTGAATACTTCCTGAAGAATCCGTTGGGCAATCACCATATTCTGGTTCATGGAAACTATGAAGATGCATTGAACGAGTTCTTCCTGGCAAATGCCTGCAAACGAACCGAATAA
- a CDS encoding helix-turn-helix domain-containing protein has translation MPLLYNFDIDTPEELLTILAQNLQQRRLEKGLSRDALSILSGVPVPTIAKFEQKHTISLASYVALTKALGYSKAIKGLLAEPLYNTMEELDTINRNKNRKRGRNEIDK, from the coding sequence ATGCCTTTGCTTTACAATTTCGACATAGATACCCCGGAAGAATTGCTGACTATATTAGCGCAAAATCTTCAACAACGCCGATTAGAAAAAGGTCTGTCAAGGGACGCTTTATCCATATTGAGCGGAGTTCCTGTGCCAACAATCGCAAAGTTCGAACAAAAGCATACCATATCTTTGGCTTCGTACGTGGCACTGACAAAAGCATTAGGCTATTCTAAAGCCATCAAAGGGCTGCTAGCAGAGCCACTTTATAACACTATGGAAGAGTTGGATACTATTAACCGAAACAAAAACAGAAAGAGAGGGCGTAATGAAATTGATAAATAA
- a CDS encoding type II toxin-antitoxin system HipA family toxin has protein sequence MKLINKLTVTYHEQTVGELTMTPDNRLCAFQYDKEWLTNGFSISPLELPLKPDLFIAQPEPFWGNFGIFEDSLPDGYGRYLLNRLLKKQGVNDMDLTPIQRLSIIGCSGMGALCYIPETYIGEEKSLPDLDDLQQMALDVLSEKSDKDEDILYFNSGNSGGCRPKCLFHDTEGSWLVKFRHTYDPKDMGLMEYRYNEIARQCGINVPDFKLLDDKYFATKRFDIEAGERIHIATAGALLNESILQPRLDYKTLLHLTGFLTQDPLQVDEMFRRMVFNILTDNKDDHAKNFSFICKRNKWHLAPAYDLTLCSGYNGEHATSVNNHGKPTIEDMLLVGESIRIPKKKGLSIIRQVADLCDEILSKDYKDAISDVRKP, from the coding sequence ATGAAATTGATAAATAAGCTAACGGTAACTTACCACGAACAGACCGTGGGAGAGTTAACCATGACTCCCGACAACCGTCTTTGCGCCTTCCAATATGATAAAGAATGGTTGACAAACGGCTTCTCCATCTCTCCGCTAGAGTTACCTTTAAAGCCCGATTTATTTATTGCCCAACCCGAACCTTTTTGGGGTAATTTCGGCATCTTCGAGGACAGTCTCCCCGATGGATATGGTCGCTACTTACTGAATCGCCTATTGAAAAAGCAAGGAGTGAACGATATGGATTTAACCCCTATTCAGCGGTTAAGCATCATTGGTTGTTCGGGTATGGGAGCATTATGCTATATCCCCGAAACTTACATCGGAGAAGAAAAGTCACTCCCAGACTTGGATGACCTTCAACAAATGGCATTGGACGTATTGTCAGAAAAATCGGATAAAGACGAAGATATACTCTACTTCAACAGTGGCAACTCAGGTGGCTGTCGTCCGAAATGCCTTTTCCATGATACCGAAGGTTCGTGGTTGGTGAAATTCAGGCATACTTATGACCCTAAAGATATGGGACTAATGGAGTACCGATATAATGAGATAGCACGCCAGTGCGGAATTAACGTACCTGACTTCAAGCTGCTGGATGATAAATATTTTGCCACCAAACGTTTTGATATAGAAGCAGGAGAACGCATCCACATTGCAACTGCTGGAGCACTCTTGAATGAATCTATTCTGCAGCCAAGATTAGATTATAAAACCCTGTTACACCTTACCGGATTCCTCACGCAAGACCCTCTTCAAGTAGACGAAATGTTTCGACGTATGGTCTTCAACATCTTGACAGACAACAAGGACGACCATGCCAAGAATTTCAGTTTCATCTGTAAAAGAAACAAATGGCACTTGGCTCCCGCCTACGACCTTACTTTATGTTCCGGATATAACGGCGAACACGCTACGTCCGTCAATAACCACGGAAAACCTACAATTGAAGATATGTTACTAGTTGGAGAAAGCATCCGTATTCCTAAGAAAAAAGGATTATCAATTATCAGACAAGTAGCAGACCTGTGTGATGAAATCTTATCTAAAGATTATAAAGATGCTATTTCTGATGTAAGAAAACCGTAG